Proteins encoded together in one Polaribacter reichenbachii window:
- a CDS encoding 2TM domain-containing protein, giving the protein MERDFTQEQNYIRAKKRVKDIKAFYIHLVVYVIVNIFISGIIIFGLMTSGDSFTEAITNFGVYSTWLFWGIGMFFHWLGVFGFRSLGFSKDWEEKKIKELMDKDDERRKNF; this is encoded by the coding sequence ATGGAAAGAGATTTTACACAAGAACAAAATTATATTAGAGCCAAAAAAAGGGTGAAAGATATTAAAGCATTTTACATTCATTTAGTGGTGTATGTAATTGTAAATATTTTTATTAGCGGTATCATTATCTTCGGATTAATGACAAGTGGAGACTCTTTTACAGAAGCAATTACTAATTTCGGCGTATATTCTACTTGGCTTTTTTGGGGAATTGGTATGTTTTTTCATTGGCTTGGAGTTTTCGGATTTAGATCTTTAGGTTTTAGTAAAGATTGGGAAGAAAAGAAGATTAAAGAATTAATGGATAAAGACGATGAAAGAAGAAAAAACTTTTAA
- a CDS encoding 2TM domain-containing protein — translation MNINLQLNLIAQKRIKDIKGFYTHLFSTFLILPFLIFINLQTVPQFEWYWYAITAWCLGLLIHWLNVFPFSKLGFKKEWEDKKLKKIIANSSVENEINLNDTFIQEKYYLKAKKQAEEIKGFYIHLIVTVFTIPIIVFVNLKFVPDFYFFWFAVGGMLIAIFLHWLGVFGFNFLGLGKNWEERKTKEIIMNFK, via the coding sequence ATGAACATAAATCTTCAACTAAATTTAATAGCACAAAAAAGAATAAAAGACATAAAAGGATTTTACACGCATTTATTTTCAACATTTTTAATTTTACCTTTTTTAATTTTTATCAATTTACAAACAGTGCCACAATTTGAATGGTATTGGTATGCAATTACAGCTTGGTGTTTAGGGCTTTTAATACATTGGCTTAATGTTTTTCCGTTTTCTAAATTAGGTTTTAAAAAAGAATGGGAAGACAAAAAATTAAAAAAGATTATTGCAAATAGTAGTGTTGAAAATGAGATCAATTTAAATGATACTTTTATTCAAGAAAAATATTATTTAAAAGCTAAAAAACAAGCTGAAGAAATTAAAGGATTTTACATTCATTTAATAGTAACTGTTTTTACAATTCCTATAATTGTATTTGTAAACCTAAAATTTGTACCAGATTTCTACTTTTTTTGGTTTGCGGTTGGTGGAATGTTAATTGCAATATTTTTACACTGGTTAGGTGTTTTTGGCTTCAATTTTTTAGGATTAGGCAAAAACTGGGAAGAAAGAAAAACAAAAGAAATAATAATGAATTTTAAATAA
- a CDS encoding 2TM domain-containing protein, translating to METELSNQQRYYKAQKKVKEIKGFYTHLTVYCTIIPVIIFVNLKFVPHFHWFWFSLLGWGLGLFFHWLGVFGFNLLGFGKNWEERKIKEFMNDNN from the coding sequence ATGGAAACAGAATTAAGCAATCAGCAACGTTATTATAAAGCTCAAAAAAAAGTAAAAGAAATAAAAGGGTTTTACACGCACTTAACCGTTTATTGTACAATTATACCTGTAATTATTTTTGTTAATTTAAAATTTGTACCACATTTTCATTGGTTTTGGTTTTCACTTTTAGGTTGGGGATTAGGTTTGTTTTTCCATTGGTTAGGCGTTTTCGGATTTAATTTATTAGGTTTTGGAAAAAACTGGGAAGAAAGAAAAATAAAGGAATTTATGAACGATAATAATTAA
- a CDS encoding 2TM domain-containing protein, translated as MERDFTEEQKYILARKRVEKMSKFYKHLAVYVVVNTFLSCIFIAGDINDGDTFFEAVCNYHNYKIWLFWGIGVFFNALNVFGASLFFNKDWEKRKIKKYIEEQNYKR; from the coding sequence ATGGAAAGAGATTTTACAGAAGAACAGAAATACATTTTAGCTCGTAAAAGAGTAGAAAAAATGAGCAAGTTTTATAAGCATTTAGCTGTTTATGTGGTGGTAAATACCTTTTTAAGTTGCATATTTATTGCAGGAGATATTAATGATGGAGATACTTTTTTTGAGGCAGTTTGCAATTATCATAATTATAAGATCTGGTTGTTTTGGGGAATAGGAGTCTTTTTTAATGCCTTAAATGTGTTTGGTGCAAGTCTGTTTTTTAACAAAGACTGGGAAAAAAGAAAAATTAAAAAATATATAGAAGAACAAAATTATAAAAGATAA